One genomic segment of Myxococcota bacterium includes these proteins:
- a CDS encoding bifunctional MaoC family dehydratase N-terminal/OB-fold nucleic acid binding domain-containing protein: protein MPPDALEEQLAPWLGREGPAEQARDAVNTPMVRHWCDAVGDDNPVYLDADFAAKSVHGECVAPPTMLQAWTMRGLRPPAREGGVEPAGEVLRLLDEAGYTSVVATNCRQDYARYLRDGDRLSVTTQVASVSPEKKTALGIGRFVDELLVYRDAEGEEVARMTFRLLKFIPPAAKPSAAALPRPKPAQNTDNAFFWEGVAQGELRIQRCLDCGHLQHPPTPMCPKCQSLQRGFVVSSGRGEVYSFVVAHHPAIPPFAYPNAIVLVELEEGTRVVSNLVGVDPADITIGMPVEVEFTRVDEDLVLPLFHAVPDA, encoded by the coding sequence GTGCCCCCCGACGCCTTGGAAGAACAGCTCGCGCCCTGGTTGGGACGCGAGGGACCGGCCGAGCAGGCGCGCGACGCCGTCAACACGCCGATGGTGCGCCACTGGTGCGACGCGGTCGGCGATGACAACCCGGTGTACCTCGACGCCGATTTCGCGGCGAAGTCGGTGCACGGTGAGTGCGTCGCGCCGCCCACCATGCTGCAGGCCTGGACCATGCGCGGGCTCCGACCGCCGGCCCGAGAGGGCGGGGTCGAGCCTGCGGGAGAGGTGCTCCGACTCCTGGACGAAGCCGGCTACACGTCGGTGGTCGCCACCAACTGTCGCCAGGACTACGCGCGCTACCTGCGCGATGGAGACCGGCTCAGCGTCACCACCCAGGTGGCGAGCGTCTCCCCGGAGAAGAAGACGGCGCTCGGCATCGGTCGCTTCGTCGACGAGCTGCTGGTCTATCGCGATGCCGAGGGCGAAGAGGTCGCTCGCATGACCTTCCGCCTGCTGAAGTTCATACCGCCCGCTGCGAAACCGTCGGCAGCAGCGCTCCCGCGCCCGAAGCCCGCGCAGAATACGGACAACGCCTTCTTCTGGGAGGGCGTGGCCCAGGGCGAGCTGCGCATCCAGCGCTGTCTCGACTGCGGGCACCTGCAGCATCCGCCGACACCGATGTGCCCGAAGTGTCAATCGCTCCAGCGGGGCTTCGTGGTCTCTTCCGGGCGGGGCGAGGTCTACAGCTTCGTCGTCGCCCACCACCCGGCGATCCCGCCCTTCGCATACCCGAACGCGATCGTCCTCGTCGAGCTCGAAGAGGGTACGCGGGTCGTGTCGAACCTGGTCGGCGTCGACCCGGCCGACATCACGATCGGCATGCCCGTCGAAGTCGAATTCACCCGCGTGGACGAAGACCTCGTCTTGCCCCTGTTCCACGCCGTTCCCGACGCCTAG
- a CDS encoding acyl-CoA dehydrogenase family protein yields the protein MHVDYTPEQKALRAELRDYFAKLITPEVRPKLVGLENGPLHKEIVRQMGKDGWLGVGWPTEYGGQGRTAIEQMIWFEEARRAGAPIPFVTLNTVGPCLMEAGTEAQKQKFLRGILAGEIHFAIGYSEPDAGTDLAALKTEAVLDGDHYVINGTKMFTSGADSADYVWLAVRTDPDAPKHKGITMLIVDTKDPGFSSAPIHTVGGGHTCMSYYENVRVPVDMVVGEVNKGWRLITLQLNHERIGLAAFSTYAQKLFEDTLEWARKTEAEDGQSVAEKPWVQSCLGEAHARLEAMKVFNWRMAWQLEQGVVDPAMASASKVHSTEAVIEVYRLLLEVVGMPGAVKRGSAGDVLRGELETEWRACQINTFGGGVNEVQRELIGMFGLGLPRAGR from the coding sequence ATGCATGTCGACTACACCCCCGAACAGAAGGCGCTGCGCGCCGAACTCCGCGACTACTTCGCGAAGCTGATCACGCCCGAGGTCCGGCCGAAGCTGGTGGGGCTCGAGAACGGCCCGCTGCACAAGGAAATCGTCCGCCAGATGGGCAAGGACGGCTGGCTGGGCGTCGGTTGGCCCACCGAGTACGGCGGTCAGGGCCGCACGGCGATCGAGCAGATGATCTGGTTCGAGGAAGCACGCCGTGCCGGCGCGCCGATCCCCTTCGTCACGCTCAACACGGTCGGGCCCTGCTTGATGGAAGCGGGCACGGAAGCGCAGAAGCAGAAGTTCCTGCGCGGCATCCTCGCCGGCGAGATCCATTTCGCGATCGGCTACTCCGAGCCCGACGCCGGCACGGACCTCGCCGCACTCAAGACCGAAGCCGTGCTCGACGGGGACCACTACGTCATCAACGGCACGAAGATGTTCACGAGTGGTGCCGACTCTGCCGACTACGTGTGGCTCGCCGTGCGCACCGATCCCGACGCCCCGAAGCACAAGGGCATCACGATGTTGATCGTCGACACGAAGGATCCGGGCTTCTCGAGCGCGCCGATCCACACCGTCGGCGGCGGTCACACCTGCATGAGCTACTACGAGAACGTGCGGGTTCCCGTCGACATGGTCGTCGGAGAGGTCAACAAGGGCTGGCGGCTGATCACCCTGCAGCTCAACCACGAGCGCATCGGGCTCGCGGCGTTCAGCACCTACGCGCAGAAGCTCTTCGAGGACACCCTCGAGTGGGCGCGCAAGACCGAGGCCGAAGACGGCCAGTCGGTGGCCGAGAAGCCCTGGGTGCAGTCCTGCCTCGGGGAGGCCCACGCCCGCCTCGAAGCCATGAAGGTCTTCAACTGGCGCATGGCGTGGCAGCTCGAACAGGGCGTCGTCGATCCTGCAATGGCGTCGGCATCGAAGGTGCACAGCACCGAGGCCGTGATCGAGGTCTACCGCTTGCTGCTCGAAGTGGTCGGGATGCCGGGCGCCGTCAAGCGCGGCAGCGCCGGCGACGTGCTGCGCGGCGAGCTCGAGACCGAGTGGCGCGCCTGCCAGATCAACACCTTCGGCGGCGGCGTGAACGAGGTGCAACGCGAGCTCATCGGTATGTTCGGGCTCGGTCTGCCCCGCGCGGGTCGCTAG
- a CDS encoding 2-dehydropantoate 2-reductase yields MSTAARIAWIGLGAIGGVCGARLVGRQPDLVFCVRTPVETLVVDAPDARWEVRPQTLVDPSRLAPADWVVLSTKAHQVQGARPWLDAAIGEHTRVAVIQNGVEHAERVSRWVPAERVVPVVIDCPAERIAPGHVVQRRRARLQVPTAPDAKAFAAWFADTDLEVECVADPERAAWEKLAWNAASGAVAALAGRPLPEIDGARRRRWCGALATETVRVAAARGIALDPRLAEEIRERLTTLMSGGAPSTLADRLAGRPLEVEARNGAVVRIAEREGLSAPANQRAAELLRTCHEAPSEDWLPEVPPPAATSTQPE; encoded by the coding sequence GTGTCCACCGCTGCTCGCATCGCCTGGATCGGATTGGGCGCGATTGGCGGGGTCTGCGGAGCGCGTCTCGTCGGAAGGCAACCCGACCTGGTGTTCTGCGTGAGAACGCCGGTCGAGACCCTGGTGGTGGATGCGCCGGACGCGCGCTGGGAGGTCCGCCCCCAGACCCTTGTCGATCCCTCGCGTCTGGCGCCCGCCGACTGGGTCGTGCTGTCGACGAAGGCGCACCAGGTACAGGGCGCCAGGCCCTGGCTCGATGCGGCGATCGGCGAGCACACCCGCGTCGCGGTGATCCAGAACGGCGTCGAACACGCCGAGCGGGTGTCGCGCTGGGTTCCCGCCGAGCGGGTCGTGCCGGTGGTGATCGACTGTCCCGCCGAGCGGATCGCGCCGGGACACGTGGTGCAGCGGCGCCGGGCGCGGCTGCAGGTGCCCACGGCGCCCGACGCGAAGGCGTTTGCGGCGTGGTTCGCGGACACCGATCTCGAGGTGGAGTGCGTGGCGGATCCCGAGCGCGCCGCCTGGGAGAAGCTCGCCTGGAACGCGGCGAGTGGAGCCGTCGCGGCGCTGGCCGGTCGTCCTCTGCCGGAGATCGACGGCGCGCGGCGGCGTCGCTGGTGCGGGGCACTGGCGACGGAAACCGTGCGCGTCGCGGCGGCGCGCGGAATCGCCTTGGATCCAAGGCTCGCCGAGGAGATCCGCGAGCGGCTGACGACGCTGATGTCCGGGGGCGCTCCATCGACGCTGGCGGATCGCCTGGCAGGGCGGCCGCTCGAAGTGGAGGCGCGGAACGGCGCGGTCGTCCGGATTGCGGAGCGGGAGGGGCTCTCGGCTCCGGCGAACCAGCGTGCAGCGGAGCTGCTGAGGACCTGCCACGAGGCGCCTTCGGAAGATTGGCTGCCCGAGGTGCCCCCGCCGGCAGCGACGTCGACCCAACCCGAGTAA
- a CDS encoding SDR family NAD(P)-dependent oxidoreductase has translation MASPLVFISGASSGIGQALADTVPFPAARSIDISRRGNPNCEHFAADLSKPAEWPRVAEHFRKEIEGFTGDRVVFIHNAGTLDPMGFAGEVDPTGYAEQVLLNSAAPQVLGDAFLRAAAHTEAPCTLLFIGSGAANSVYLGWSAYGAGKAAADHWVRTAGAECEQRGGRCRIVSVAPGVVETDMQRDIRAMTEEAFPDVERFRELHREGALRSPEEAARDLWKLVVEDRFDNGATLDLRDG, from the coding sequence ATGGCGAGCCCCCTGGTCTTCATCTCCGGCGCATCGAGTGGCATCGGGCAGGCACTCGCGGATACGGTGCCGTTCCCCGCAGCGCGCTCGATCGACATCAGCCGACGGGGCAACCCGAATTGCGAGCACTTCGCCGCTGATCTGTCGAAGCCGGCCGAGTGGCCGCGCGTCGCGGAGCACTTTCGCAAGGAGATCGAGGGCTTCACCGGGGACCGCGTCGTGTTCATCCACAACGCGGGAACCCTCGACCCGATGGGCTTCGCGGGTGAGGTCGACCCGACGGGCTACGCCGAGCAGGTGTTGCTGAACTCGGCCGCACCCCAGGTGCTGGGCGACGCGTTCCTCCGCGCTGCGGCGCACACCGAAGCGCCTTGCACCCTGCTCTTCATCGGTTCGGGGGCCGCCAACTCGGTCTATCTCGGCTGGTCGGCCTACGGCGCCGGCAAGGCCGCGGCGGACCATTGGGTGCGCACCGCAGGTGCCGAATGCGAGCAGCGCGGCGGGCGCTGCCGGATCGTGTCGGTCGCGCCCGGCGTCGTGGAGACCGACATGCAGCGGGACATCCGTGCGATGACCGAAGAAGCCTTCCCCGACGTCGAGCGTTTCCGCGAGCTGCATCGCGAGGGTGCGCTGCGGTCGCCGGAAGAAGCGGCGCGCGACCTCTGGAAGCTCGTGGTCGAAGACCGCTTCGACAACGGCGCCACGCTGGACCTGCGGGACGGCTGA
- a CDS encoding ferredoxin--NADP reductase: MMNLDSERVAQSVSETDWQDAIRTCHLLRVAETIEETHDTLSIVFEVPAALQDAFAYRAGQFLSFKVPHEGKVLVRSYSLSSSPETDSAPKVTVKRVEDGRISNWMNDHVRADVSLMVVPPAGLFVLDPQSTRDVVLFSGGSGITPCISIIKTALVSSQRKLTLFYANRDARSIIFSKELESLQQQHPGRLEITHSLDAERGFVTADDVRGVVGSAPDRDFFLCGPGEFMDTVEAALQNAGVARDRIAIERFVSPTDPGDDATTDTAASETSGDAPATITIALDGQEHEVPYEPGERILEAARRAGLDPPFSCEEGYCSCCMAKAPSGTLEMATNDCLTPDLLEEGWVLTCQARCKGGGKVRIEYPD; this comes from the coding sequence ATGATGAACCTCGACTCCGAACGCGTCGCCCAGTCCGTATCCGAGACCGACTGGCAGGACGCCATCCGCACCTGTCATCTCCTCCGCGTCGCCGAGACGATCGAGGAGACCCACGACACGCTCTCGATCGTGTTCGAGGTTCCCGCCGCGCTGCAGGACGCGTTCGCCTATCGCGCGGGTCAGTTCCTGAGCTTCAAGGTTCCGCACGAGGGCAAGGTGCTGGTGCGGAGCTACTCGCTCTCGAGCTCGCCGGAAACCGACTCCGCGCCCAAGGTGACGGTGAAGCGGGTCGAAGACGGTCGCATCTCCAACTGGATGAACGACCACGTGCGCGCGGACGTCTCCTTGATGGTGGTGCCGCCCGCGGGACTCTTCGTGCTCGACCCCCAGTCGACGCGCGACGTGGTGCTGTTCAGCGGCGGCAGCGGGATCACGCCGTGCATCTCGATCATCAAGACGGCACTCGTCAGCTCCCAGCGCAAGCTCACGCTCTTCTACGCGAACCGCGACGCGCGCTCGATCATCTTCTCGAAGGAGCTCGAGTCGCTGCAGCAGCAGCATCCGGGCCGCCTCGAAATCACCCACTCGCTGGACGCCGAGCGGGGCTTCGTCACCGCCGACGACGTGCGCGGCGTCGTGGGGAGCGCGCCCGACCGCGACTTCTTCCTGTGCGGACCGGGCGAGTTCATGGACACGGTCGAGGCGGCGCTCCAGAACGCCGGCGTCGCCCGGGACCGCATCGCCATCGAGCGTTTCGTGTCACCGACCGATCCGGGCGACGACGCGACCACAGACACGGCGGCGAGCGAAACCAGCGGAGATGCGCCCGCCACCATCACGATCGCGCTCGACGGCCAGGAACACGAGGTGCCCTACGAACCCGGTGAGCGGATCCTCGAGGCGGCGCGTCGCGCGGGTCTCGACCCGCCGTTCTCCTGCGAAGAGGGCTACTGCTCCTGCTGCATGGCGAAGGCCCCGAGCGGCACGCTCGAAATGGCCACGAACGACTGCCTCACGCCCGACCTGCTCGAAGAGGGCTGGGTGCTGACCTGCCAGGCCCGCTGCAAGGGCGGCGGGAAGGTCCGGATCGAGTACCCGGACTGA
- a CDS encoding histidine phosphatase family protein, translating to MILLVRHGETDGNAKRVLQFPDTPLSERGHAQAARLAERLKGAPIGGLLASDYARAQQTAEAVRAVTGATLTLDPGLRERHFGELRGRAYADLETDPFAPDYHPPGGESWEELHARVDAVWERVIAAASRTEGHLVVVTHGLVCHSLFSRVLDLGDAVAPRGLGNTALTEIDPRPPFRVERVGCTAHLDAATAHDDRTVSGL from the coding sequence ATGATCCTGCTGGTTCGCCACGGCGAGACCGATGGCAACGCGAAGCGCGTGCTGCAGTTTCCGGACACGCCGCTCTCCGAACGCGGCCACGCCCAGGCGGCGCGGCTGGCGGAGCGCCTGAAGGGCGCGCCCATCGGCGGGCTGCTCGCGAGTGACTACGCCCGGGCCCAGCAGACGGCGGAAGCGGTGCGCGCGGTGACTGGCGCGACCCTCACCCTCGACCCGGGCCTGCGTGAACGGCACTTCGGAGAGCTGCGTGGCCGCGCCTACGCCGACCTCGAAACCGATCCGTTCGCGCCCGACTACCACCCGCCGGGCGGCGAGAGCTGGGAAGAGCTGCACGCGCGGGTGGATGCGGTGTGGGAGCGCGTGATCGCGGCCGCGTCACGCACCGAGGGGCACCTCGTGGTGGTGACCCACGGACTGGTGTGCCACTCGCTGTTCTCCCGGGTGCTCGACCTGGGCGATGCGGTGGCCCCGCGTGGTCTCGGCAACACCGCGCTCACCGAGATCGACCCCAGGCCGCCGTTTCGCGTCGAGCGCGTCGGCTGCACCGCTCACCTCGACGCGGCGACCGCCCACGACGATCGCACCGTCTCGGGCCTCTGA
- a CDS encoding fumarylacetoacetate hydrolase family protein, which produces MGVRLVNRAGRAGLDCDGRFVDVAERSEGRFPADPMAVIAAWSEFCAWAKDIRAGADDPALDESELGPCVPRPSKVFGVGLNYRAHAAEAGLDLPKQPMIFTKFPNCLAGPRADVALTSERVDYEVELVAVIGRPARRVEGADAMEYVAGYCVGQDISDRALQFSDKPPQFSMGKSADGYGPIGPALVELAAFDDPDDVPLWCEVSGERLQEDRTRDMIFSVAELVAFLSRYCALEPGDLIFTGTPSGVGSVRDPRRYLKPGDEITSHIPGIGTLHNRCVADG; this is translated from the coding sequence ATGGGAGTTCGTCTCGTCAACCGCGCTGGCCGCGCCGGACTCGATTGCGACGGGCGCTTCGTCGACGTCGCCGAGCGTTCCGAGGGTCGCTTCCCCGCAGACCCGATGGCCGTGATCGCCGCCTGGTCCGAGTTCTGCGCCTGGGCGAAAGACATCCGCGCAGGCGCCGACGATCCTGCCCTCGACGAGAGCGAGCTCGGACCCTGCGTCCCGCGCCCTTCGAAGGTCTTCGGGGTGGGCTTGAACTACCGGGCGCATGCCGCCGAAGCCGGTCTCGATCTCCCGAAGCAGCCGATGATCTTCACGAAGTTCCCGAATTGCCTGGCCGGACCGCGCGCCGACGTCGCCCTGACGTCCGAGCGCGTCGACTACGAAGTCGAGCTGGTGGCGGTGATCGGGCGCCCAGCGCGACGCGTCGAGGGGGCCGACGCAATGGAGTACGTGGCGGGCTACTGCGTGGGGCAGGACATCTCGGACCGCGCGCTCCAGTTTTCGGACAAGCCGCCCCAGTTCTCGATGGGGAAGTCGGCCGACGGGTACGGTCCCATCGGGCCGGCGCTGGTGGAGCTCGCGGCGTTCGACGATCCCGACGACGTGCCGCTCTGGTGCGAGGTCTCCGGTGAGCGTCTTCAGGAGGACCGCACCCGCGACATGATCTTCTCGGTGGCCGAGCTCGTGGCCTTCCTGTCGCGCTACTGCGCGCTCGAGCCCGGCGATCTGATCTTCACGGGAACGCCCTCGGGTGTCGGAAGCGTCCGGGATCCGCGGCGCTATCTGAAGCCGGGCGACGAGATCACGAGCCACATTCCGGGGATCGGCACCCTGCACAATCGCTGCGTGGCCGACGGATGA
- a CDS encoding endonuclease V, with product MQISRVPHSWNLSPRRAAEVQRTLAPRVRTRPTRRRLRFVVGVDCAFAEQRGQAPAALGSDCLAAAVVWDAQEGCVVEERVASRPLRFPYVPGLLSFRELPAVLAALRRVRSEVDAIFVDGHGFAHPRRFGIACHLGVLADRPCVGVAKSRLVGSHREPGRARGDRTPLLDEGERLGTVLRSRDDTRPLFVSVGHAIDLATAESLVLQCGVGYRLPEPTRRADRLVALEKRARRERR from the coding sequence ATGCAGATTTCTCGCGTACCCCACTCCTGGAACCTCTCGCCGCGGCGCGCAGCCGAAGTGCAGCGGACGCTCGCCCCGCGTGTGCGCACGCGCCCGACGCGGCGCCGACTGCGCTTCGTGGTGGGCGTCGACTGTGCGTTCGCCGAGCAGCGGGGACAGGCGCCCGCGGCCCTCGGCTCGGACTGTCTGGCGGCCGCGGTGGTGTGGGACGCCCAGGAGGGGTGCGTCGTCGAGGAACGCGTGGCATCCCGTCCCCTGCGTTTCCCCTACGTGCCCGGCCTGCTCTCGTTCCGCGAACTGCCGGCAGTGCTCGCGGCCCTGCGCCGCGTGCGATCCGAGGTCGATGCGATCTTCGTCGACGGCCACGGGTTCGCGCATCCGCGTCGCTTCGGGATCGCGTGTCACCTCGGCGTGCTCGCCGACCGCCCCTGCGTCGGCGTTGCGAAGAGTCGTCTGGTCGGGTCCCACCGCGAACCCGGACGCGCGCGGGGCGACCGCACGCCGCTCCTCGACGAAGGCGAACGCCTCGGGACCGTGCTGCGCTCGCGCGACGACACGCGCCCGCTCTTCGTGAGCGTGGGTCACGCGATCGATCTGGCGACCGCCGAGTCGCTCGTGCTGCAGTGCGGCGTCGGCTACCGGCTGCCCGAGCCCACCCGCCGTGCAGATCGTCTGGTGGCTCTGGAGAAGCGCGCCCGCCGCGAACGCCGCTAG
- a CDS encoding TerB family tellurite resistance protein encodes MFEGLDRRQRMHLIKFVCSFAWADLEVQAEERAFVARLVERLDLDNEDRAQVRQWLEVPPAVDSVDPMTIPQAHRKIFLEAIEGVIAADGEVSAEERETLSILQDLFNG; translated from the coding sequence GTGTTCGAAGGTCTCGATCGTCGCCAGCGGATGCATCTGATCAAGTTCGTGTGCTCGTTCGCCTGGGCGGATCTCGAGGTGCAGGCCGAGGAGCGTGCGTTCGTAGCGCGTCTGGTCGAGCGCCTGGATCTGGACAACGAGGATCGGGCCCAGGTGCGCCAGTGGCTCGAAGTGCCGCCGGCGGTCGACAGCGTCGACCCGATGACGATCCCTCAGGCGCACCGCAAGATCTTCCTGGAAGCGATCGAAGGCGTGATCGCGGCGGATGGCGAGGTCTCCGCCGAAGAGCGCGAGACCCTGTCGATCCTGCAGGATCTTTTCAACGGCTAG
- a CDS encoding Sir2 family NAD-dependent protein deacetylase — translation MSEHEAAFSQARSWIDAAERVVVLTGAGISTDSGIPDFRGPQGVWTKNPEAEKMATISHYMADPEVRKRAWQTRLEMGDWNLAPNDGHRALVNLEGRGKLDTLITQNVDGLHERAGTDRDKLVEIHGTLSDVVCMECNERAPMERALERVRAGEEDPDCRSCGGILKSATISFGQSLVMEDLRRAEIAAQTCDLMLAVGSTLAVYPIAAVVPIAKERGARVIILNGEATEMDHLADAVLRGSISELLPRLVATG, via the coding sequence ATGAGCGAACACGAAGCGGCGTTTTCGCAGGCCCGGTCCTGGATCGACGCCGCGGAGCGCGTCGTGGTGCTGACCGGCGCGGGCATCTCCACCGACTCGGGCATCCCCGATTTCCGCGGGCCGCAGGGGGTGTGGACGAAGAATCCCGAGGCCGAGAAGATGGCCACGATCAGCCACTACATGGCCGATCCCGAGGTGCGCAAACGTGCCTGGCAGACGCGCCTGGAGATGGGCGACTGGAACCTGGCGCCGAACGACGGTCATCGCGCCCTCGTGAATCTCGAGGGACGCGGCAAGCTCGACACGCTGATCACCCAGAACGTCGACGGCCTGCACGAGCGGGCCGGAACCGACCGCGACAAGCTGGTCGAGATCCACGGCACGCTCAGCGACGTCGTGTGCATGGAGTGCAACGAACGGGCGCCGATGGAGCGCGCCCTCGAGCGCGTGCGCGCAGGCGAAGAGGATCCGGATTGCCGCAGCTGCGGCGGCATCCTCAAGTCGGCGACGATTTCCTTCGGCCAGAGTCTGGTGATGGAGGACCTGCGCCGCGCGGAGATCGCCGCCCAGACCTGCGATCTGATGCTCGCGGTGGGCAGCACCCTCGCCGTGTATCCGATTGCCGCAGTGGTCCCGATCGCGAAGGAGCGGGGCGCCCGGGTGATCATCCTGAACGGCGAGGCCACCGAGATGGACCATCTCGCCGACGCGGTGCTGCGGGGTTCGATCAGCGAGCTGCTGCCGCGTCTGGTGGCGACCGGCTAG
- a CDS encoding EthD domain-containing protein, whose product MEKLVYLAWCPAPLESWKEALLGPVAQAWLDAGVAALNVSVSDLVGREIEKPSLLMGDGATVSAAISVWLDSIDDRRALEGSLAPHCERLEGYLVTESIPQRCDDRDWPDGARSPGVTHFTWFPKPERLTDGDFYRAWHEVHTPFSFDLHPLRWEYVRNAVARPLTAGAPPIRAIVAERFRSLEDYTDPKRLYGGREVLSKVMEDTEQFADVSDMHSVPLSEYILRS is encoded by the coding sequence ATGGAGAAGCTGGTGTATCTCGCCTGGTGCCCGGCACCGCTCGAGTCCTGGAAGGAAGCGCTGCTCGGCCCGGTCGCCCAGGCCTGGCTCGACGCCGGTGTCGCCGCTCTCAACGTCAGCGTATCCGACCTGGTCGGGCGCGAGATCGAAAAGCCCTCGCTCCTGATGGGCGACGGCGCCACGGTCTCCGCCGCGATCTCGGTGTGGCTCGACAGCATCGACGACCGCCGCGCGCTCGAGGGCTCTCTCGCGCCCCATTGCGAACGCCTCGAGGGCTACCTCGTGACCGAGTCCATTCCCCAGCGCTGCGACGACCGCGACTGGCCCGACGGCGCACGCAGCCCAGGCGTCACTCACTTCACCTGGTTCCCGAAGCCCGAGCGCCTCACCGACGGCGACTTCTACCGCGCCTGGCACGAAGTCCACACGCCCTTCTCCTTCGACCTGCACCCGCTTCGCTGGGAGTACGTGCGCAACGCCGTGGCGCGTCCGCTCACGGCGGGCGCGCCCCCGATCCGAGCGATCGTCGCCGAGCGGTTCCGCAGCCTCGAGGACTACACGGATCCGAAGCGGCTGTACGGTGGACGTGAGGTCCTTTCGAAAGTGATGGAAGACACCGAGCAGTTCGCCGACGTCTCGGACATGCACTCGGTGCCGCTGTCCGAGTACATCCTGCGCAGCTAG
- a CDS encoding DUF4136 domain-containing protein produces the protein MPACVRLVGVLLAGLALTACATLRVESDFDPEVDFVAYETFTWLDPPLVETPREAGAPEVDPFTHNTLVDQRVRSGVEAALEQRGYRKAEDSDFALRYDLVNREVTRTSPGFVSPGAFGRRGFYAGSTVYPPLVRTYDEGTLIVDVIDAQTRRIIWRGWAATRTRDGHLDAARLQRVIDGILAEFPPAREGEPVAEEG, from the coding sequence ATGCCTGCATGCGTCCGACTCGTCGGGGTGTTGTTGGCCGGGCTCGCCCTCACCGCCTGCGCCACGCTCCGCGTCGAGAGCGACTTCGACCCCGAGGTCGATTTCGTCGCCTACGAGACCTTCACCTGGTTGGATCCGCCGCTCGTCGAGACGCCCCGCGAAGCGGGCGCGCCCGAGGTGGATCCCTTCACCCACAACACCCTCGTCGACCAGCGCGTGCGCTCGGGCGTCGAAGCCGCGCTCGAACAGCGCGGCTATCGCAAGGCCGAGGACTCGGACTTCGCCCTGCGCTACGACCTCGTGAACCGGGAAGTGACCCGTACCTCGCCCGGCTTCGTGTCGCCGGGCGCGTTCGGGCGTCGGGGCTTCTACGCCGGGTCGACGGTTTATCCGCCGTTGGTGCGAACCTACGACGAGGGCACGCTGATCGTCGACGTCATCGACGCCCAGACCCGGCGCATCATCTGGCGCGGCTGGGCGGCGACGCGCACCCGGGACGGTCACCTCGACGCGGCCCGCTTGCAGCGGGTGATCGACGGCATTCTCGCCGAGTTCCCGCCGGCCCGTGAAGGGGAGCCCGTCGCCGAAGAGGGCTGA
- a CDS encoding tyrosine-protein phosphatase: MTHTIRTARLLRAAGLLGIAVCIGGLGACQSLAPPEERAVPALTETEVRDRHLPLDGAANARDLGGYTTRDGRQLRWGVLYRSDTLGELSDDDLLYLERLGVRRIVDFRSELERDREPDRVPGGAAVTWQPISGDGLDPRELQDQLMSGEITEEEASGWLIEGNRAFVTEFAPVYARFLRELAEPDATPTLFHCTAGKDRAGFAAALVLMALDVPRDAIMQDYLLTNDYLEPKTQRMLRLIRWASLFRADPVAVRPLFEARPSYLQAAFDTIDAEYGGVDRYLREGLGVDDAMLARLQANLLD; encoded by the coding sequence ATGACGCACACGATCCGCACCGCACGTCTCCTCCGGGCCGCTGGCCTGCTGGGAATCGCCGTCTGCATCGGGGGGCTCGGCGCCTGCCAGAGCCTGGCTCCCCCCGAGGAGCGCGCGGTGCCGGCCCTGACCGAAACGGAGGTCCGCGACCGGCATCTGCCCCTCGACGGCGCCGCCAACGCCCGCGATCTAGGGGGCTACACGACGCGTGACGGACGCCAGCTCCGCTGGGGCGTCCTGTATCGCTCGGACACGCTGGGGGAGCTGAGCGACGACGACCTGCTCTACCTCGAGCGACTCGGCGTGCGCCGCATCGTGGATTTCCGATCCGAACTGGAACGCGACCGCGAACCCGACCGGGTTCCGGGCGGCGCCGCGGTCACCTGGCAGCCGATTTCCGGCGACGGTCTCGATCCGCGCGAGCTGCAGGACCAACTCATGTCCGGCGAGATCACCGAGGAGGAAGCCAGCGGGTGGCTGATCGAGGGAAACCGGGCCTTCGTCACCGAGTTCGCCCCGGTCTACGCGCGCTTCTTGCGGGAGTTGGCCGAACCCGACGCCACTCCGACGCTCTTCCACTGCACGGCCGGCAAGGATCGCGCGGGCTTCGCCGCCGCCCTCGTCCTGATGGCACTCGATGTCCCGCGCGACGCGATCATGCAGGACTACCTGCTCACCAACGACTACCTCGAGCCGAAGACTCAGCGCATGCTGCGCCTGATCCGCTGGGCCTCGCTCTTCCGCGCCGATCCCGTCGCCGTCCGCCCGCTCTTCGAGGCGCGACCGAGCTACCTCCAGGCCGCCTTCGACACGATCGACGCCGAGTACGGCGGGGTCGATCGCTACCTGCGCGAAGGGCTCGGCGTCGACGATGCGATGCTGGCGCGCCTGCAAGCGAACCTTCTGGACTGA